The Silene latifolia isolate original U9 population chromosome Y, ASM4854445v1, whole genome shotgun sequence sequence ctttgcttgtcctcaagcaagctaaatgcaactaactaatgaGCTAAATGGAAAGGAACAAAAACTAGGACAAGCTGAAACCGTTTActcaaaccgatttaatgcaaaagAGTCAACTACTAATAGCGCAATAACAAAGCAAACGAATTTATACATATCTCATAAATAGTTGAACTTTTGAacttgcaagactttcaaaactggactctcccgggtcactctctctcaattaagcacaaggtaagcattatatgtaagagagaaagaaaaatagacgCTCACTTAAACTACGACCtatataaacatgcatgcaactaatatgatagacaattctagctaccgtacacatacattccaaccaaacgaggtccgtcacagccgagagcttacaaaattatggtaaagtgaggcaatgggtaagaataGGCAAAACATTTTTCGGAAATGtgaaggtataggtgatcaagcaaGCACCCTAACAGAACCAAATGGAACATATCCATCTCttatccatcaaaattaagcagaAGTgctcttcatttggcacaaaactcactgaaaatactcctcatatgattataataaagcataggagtgaaacatctttcttttttttttcttttttttttctcttctttttttcttttctttttcgattttttttaaaGGCTGACACAGGACAAACCCTCTCGATCAAGGAatgatgccactcgatcgagaggttccaactccaatccactcgatcgaccacatggaCATGTTGATCGAGGACTATTAGGACCATCAAtggctcgatcgaccatataagctctcgatcgagcaccaactTCAGCGTACTCCAACATTTCTCATCAATACTCACTCCAACAGTACAAAACGAGCCATAAACTGTACAAATATAACAATTTCCTCTACTACTACCTAGctcggcacaatggtaggctaagtatggggtgTAGTTAAGGCAACTGGCAGATATGGCTtaatgtggagttaatggggcaaaacgagaaaaggggagatgcaatagttctcaaaacacgtgataccgaccacaaacccatgCGTGTAGgcaaaaagaaatcaaaactcatataCATGCAATACAATGAAGTGtggggagtaactactctcaattcctataaaaactggtcatgaatgtcaccagttatggctctaaatctcagaatatataagtagtttgccaaaattacgagtcaagtctaataatccgtagtaaattccacaacaaaatttgagaaatcactttttaTTCTTGCTAAGCAactgtgaaaaggcaaggaatggcacgTTTGACCAATAGCGCAATGTCATCATTAaagaactccaatccgactcaactatatgcaaaagtaaacgtgatatttttgatttttctgttttttctctttttttttttttttaaatgaaaagCAAAAACATAAagcagtaaacgtgaatgcaaaacaaaatgcaaatgcagacgcaaaaggatgcatataccctccccaaaccaaaacagacaatgtcctcattgtcttCACAACTAACTAACAGCAGCAAAATGGGAGATGGGGTACGCAAACCTAATACATGctcctaaaatacaataaataaatacaaagatGGAAAAAGAAAGGAAGACGGTACTCACAAGAcggcttccccaaaccagcaacaaattAGGGGAACCTCTAATCGTCGTCTCCAGCCACATCCTCCGCACCTGGTGTAAATGGGGGGTAATTGatcaattgaaaaattgaaaaatcaaatttgCAAGGTAATTGATCAATTGAAAATTGCAGGAGTGAAGAAATCGGGGTCGAGTAAAATAAAGAGGACGATCGAGAAAGGAACTCCCTTTATATACCCGTGGAGCTTCTCGATCGAGCTTCAggtctctcgatcgagagctttagctctcagatcctctcgatcgagttaattcatacctctcgatcgagaggtggctgTCCCTTGGTCTtctgctcactcgatcgagaattgactccctcgatcgagctctttttcttcaaaaatccccTCGATCAAGATATGACTccctcgatcgaggtcttttccTGGTAGCACGCATATTAATGTATCATCTTTTGAGTGCGGCTTTCTGTCCCTGCAAAATTGACAGtaaaaacatcccaaaaatacCAGCAAACTGTCTACAGTTCACAATTGTCTTCTACGCTAAAAATGTCTATAGTCTTAGTGTCCAGCGTaaataaagaagtttaaaaaaaacaaaaaaaaggaattCAAAAATCTATTGTCTATTACAATTTGCACGGGGTTGCAAACCCGGCTATAGCTCAATTAAGTCCTTCAGGCCTCTGCTAGGCCTCTGGCTAACGGAGTTACCCTCAGCTGCGGTAACTTCCAACTTCCTTCTCCAGACATAAGTACCACTTTCCGACGAATGTCCCAGCTTTATTTCTTCCGCTAGAATACGAGTCATATTGCCACCGTCGCCCTTTCCCATTCCAACATTGGAGCTCATTTCGCCTTGGTCAAGCGCCAAAGCTCCCCATCCAGGTCCTGTACAAGTAACAACAATAGCACGGTCCTCCTTATCGCTCTCATTCCGAGGCGGAGGTGTAAGTGTAGCAGCTAGAGTAACAACACGTGGGTGCTCAACATCAACAACGAGGATGGAAGGTGACTCAATCATGGGTGGCGTAACAACACCGACCGCAGGAATAGCATGACACTCTAAAACACGCATGGAACCCCTATGAGTAGCGGGTTTAGCGAAAACCAATTCCTCACCACCGACACTAAACATAAGAGTGCGCATCCCAACATCTATAACCGCTTGCGCAGTGTGCAagaacggtcttcccaaaataattggggtgtgatTATCTTCGGGTATGTCTAACACGACAAAATCAACAGGAATAAGAAatcttcctatttgcacaggaatatcttgCAGTACTCCTAAAGGTCGTGACAAGGTCCGATCAGCCATCTGGACCGTCATGTTAGTGCAATGGAACTTAGTGAATCCTAACCGTTTGGCCAAAGACAAGGGTAACACGCTAACACTTGCTCCTAAATCACACAACGCATTATCAATTAATTGAACTCCAATGTGACACGGTATCGAAAAACTACCAGGGTCAGCAAGCTTAGGTGGGGTTCTATTTTGGAGGTGTGCAGAACACCCCTCCGTCAGAGCTACTGTCTCAACATCATCTATGGTCCTTTTACGCGTTAATACTTCTCgcataaattttaaatatgaAGGTACCTTTTTTAGCAGCTCGATAAACGGAACACTCACGTTCAATCCTCGCACAAGTTCACCGAAATGAGCGAACTCAGACTCCGTCTTCTTGACCCTCTTCAAGCGCCCTggatatggagcatcttcaataggAGCTCCGTTATGCGTGTCACGAATCAAGCGTTATTAATCATACGCTTGCTCAATggtctcgatcgaccattttcatCATCAGagtttctcgatcgagcacagttctcactcgatcgagagacttcgccagcagcagtgctcgatcgagctatagcagcttctcgatcgagctccatctctccatttcctctcgatcgaggagcagaaacctctcgatcgagggctGTCGTATTGTCAGCAGCAGTAGTATTGGAATTCGTGCCAGAAACATCAGTACCAGCAATATCAGCATCAGAATAAGTCAGTCCGCTCTTTAATGTTATCATGTTCAGcgtttcttttctcttttcagaTTCAGAAGGCAGCTGTCCGGGTTGCCTCGTAGATTAATTTGCGGCGACTTGAGCTATTTGGGACTCAAGCAGTTTGATAGTAGCATTGGTTGCTTGGTCCGACCTACTCACTTGTGTAGTGAGAGCTTGAATCATGGATTTCAGCTCTCCTACTTCTGAAATTCCTCCAGATGAAGAACTTCCTTGCTGCGGATTCGGATAttgcggaggcttttgatatCCTTGCTTATGCGGTGGTACATAAGCctgttgctgcggtggaggagtaggATTAAGGACATTTTGACTCGACCATCGCAGATTTGGATGGATATAACCTGAATTATACCCTTGACGGTACTGCTGGAAAGAAAAGACTTGCTCCATATCAGCAAAACAGTCAATAGCAACGTGCCCCGGCTCGCCGCATCTCTCACAAAGATTCGTATCATCTTTCTTCagcatgtgaaccatttgttgaCTCTCTGGAGACTGCATCTCCAATCGGTCAAACCTAGCATTAATCTTATCGAACTTAGCATCCATATCTTCACATTCGATATTAGCTATCGTCCGTGTACCACTCCGCGGATTCCCATATTCTGCAGTGTGATTAGCCATTTCCTCAATAAGCTTCCAGCCCTTATCATCATTAACCTCGCGCTAGAATctcccattggctgcagcatctaaaatagctctatgatcatcatacaaccccttataaaattggttgcacaaaaaccactgttGGAATCCATGATGAGGTACCGATCTCACAGCTTTCTTAAAGCGGCACCATGCTTTAAACAGATTTTCAGAACCCGTTTGCTTGAAATTAGTAATCTGGGCCCTCAATGCATTGGTCCTCTATGGAggaaagtacttcttatagaaggcCAGAGCTAAAGTAGTCCAATCCGTGATACCTGCTGCTTCTCTATCCAAGTCCGTCAACCATTCCCTCGCATTATcggtcagagaaaaaggaaagagaacttcctttatcttgtcatGGGTCACTCCCTTGGATGTAGGGATGGGCAAACAATAATCAGCAAATCTTTCCATATGTTTCCTAGGATCCTCACCCGGGACCCCCCGATACAAATTCCGTTCGACCAAGTTGATGTAGGATGGCCGAATGTCGAAGGTATTGCCGTCCTCATCGGTGGACAACTTGAATCCCTTCGGAATATAGTCAGCagtaggctccgaatgacttgcgatattaggcattttgactGGGATAATAGTCTCACGAATAGAAGTTTCCTCGATAACCGAACTGTCagaagtactcaagacttcctccCGACGAACTCTTTCTAACTCCCTCTTTCTGCGTAAAAAGGATCTTTCGGGTTCAGGATCAGCCTCAACTAATTCACCCCTACGAGACCTGCGCATACACAGCTAAAAGGAAGTAAATAAGAACAGTCTTAAGGAAATAAAATTCCTTAAGAcaagaatgaaataaacaatacagATAATaaaaattgcctccccggcaacggcgccaaaatttgacacggctgtcgcaaccctgtcaaagataaaaccaaCGGGTCTCAactaaatgtagcagaggcagtcgggtatcgaatccacagggagatgggaatcctATAGTCAACTAAGTCTCATCGAAAGTAACCAAAAAaggggtttgtttgtttgttttctaaaAACTACGAGTAAAGGAGAGAATAAAAGGAACGAGAGAGAAATGAAATAGAGATGAACAAgggagaaaggtactaggattgtcggttcaccatggcttctaAAGTTCGGACTAAAATATAGATGCCCTAAATCCAAGCTGTGGGTAataaacgtcacctttcggtccttagttcGCCCTAGGTAATACtagtttagctttcgccctagctAGCATAAACCCTAATAAAACGCTGCAGAACTATTccttttccaatctttcgatctaggagaaGGGGATATCGAGACAGTTAATTGaatgcgtcgactcaaacaaTTAAGAGAAATTAAAGCAGCAGATGCATACAACTAGACTACGGTATTCTAATTAATTCGTCCTTCCTACGCCATGgctaccctaaatcctagcaaagcGATTAGCTATTGATGATCGAAATGAGGAACGATAGTAGTAAAGCAAATAACAATAAGTAACATAATAAACGAAAACGAATTGAAATTATGCTATGATAATACCGAATTCAACCAAAGGAAAATTGAGAAATGGCGATTAAAAGTACTTCCGATCCAAAAGCTAAAGCAACAGTCTCCGTTCTATGTCTGGGATGTGATAATTAGGTCTCTAGTATTCCTTGCCtctttataagaaaaatagcaaGGAAAAACAAGCGTTGTAAAATAACAACACAGTCGAAATAAAGCCCATCAGCGCGTGGCCTCTCAATCGAACtccacagttgctcgatcgagagcttccctTAAGTATctccctcgatcgagaacaggacatctcgatcgaggccttcacaattcgatcgagcacaggacAGCTCGATCGAAGGCTTGTGTTCTTCTGTGTTCTCGATCGACAGccaaatgtggtcgatcgagatcTTCAGTCACTTCTCAGCCTCCGTAGTAGTTCTGACTTGCTTAAATTGGTTAACTTTCGTcttcacgcttccccatgcatgaTTCCTTCGTCCTCTTTCCCGTCCATCTTCCAGAGATGCTATCTTGAGGCCACTAAAGGTTGGTTTCCGCTACCAATCTGCAAAATAGCAATAAAagcacaaagtagcctattcggggtataaagtgacataatatcactcaaatacatagaaatgcgtgccaaaagagaccgtaaaagtctatataatatgcacccatcaaacttccccaaaccaaacctttgcttgtcctcaagcaaactaatGCAACTAGCTAGGATAAAATGGATAGGAGTAGAACATAGACAAACTGAAGACCGTCGGCTCAAACCGTTTAATGCATAAGAATCAACTACTAGTAGCTCGACATCAAggcaaacgaatttatgcatatttcaaagagacgttgaactttcgaccttgcaagactttttaaaaatggactctcacgggtcgctcaatcacACAAATAAGCATAAGGTGATATATAAAATAAGATAGAAGGAATAAAgaacactcacctaactgcgacctataagaacacGCATGCAATCTAGcgtgaataaagtctctacaaccatacatatgcattccaaccaactgatgaccaagacacgtgccgaggacttacatatgggtaagtgaggtaataggtaagaaggggctaaaatgaatttgggtaAGTGGGGTTAaaagccaggctagcaacaacggatccaaattatgCAACTTCCCTACTTCAAACTCCATACAAATCGATACGAAACAGTGCAAATTGgatgcacacaactcactaatcaccataaaattatcaactccccataaggtaTAGATTAAAAATGGGAGTATAAATCACAACGTACAGTCTTTCAttttccgcatatgatttttttctatttttttttctttttcatttttcttttcggatattccttttctttttttttctcttttgttttttttcttcatttttcttcacTTCTTTTTCAATATTTCTCCTTCATTTCCTTCACCCGTCCATCTCATGAAAAGATATAATAACCAGCTGCAAATCAACACATTCCCAACATTGCtaccattactagctcggctagggtaggaaagatatggattgtagctaaatagggacaaaatgggcaatttggctatgtggagcttatgggtaaaatgaaataaaggggttgCCTCTCcaaacatgtgtcaccaaccacagacccgaatgcatacaggtactaagtagactaaactcatgcttatgcaatttgatgttacatgccttataaggagtaactactcacctcctacatgaactggtcatggatgacaccagttataaagctctaaacctcagaaagatattgtagtttgccaaaattttaagtcaagtctacttgttcaacgaattttgaaacgaaattcgagaaattGCAAAGGTTGTTGCTAAAAGATGTGAAATaatgcaaggctcaagcaaaagaAACAATTATCAGCAATGAAatactccaatccgactcaatcTGATATGCAAAATAAACATGATGTTTTtcttaaattttgaaatttttatgagatttttgatttttttatgaaataaaatacaatgcaAACGTAAGTAAATGTGGTAACAAAATGCGacaaaaacaacatgcagacacaaaaTGGATGcaaaccctccccaaaccaaactgtacaatgtccccattgtacaAAGTAAAGGGAAAGAGATGCAAACGAAAGAGAGGGAGAGTCGAAAACTTACAAAAGCGTGCAGACcatggacctccccaaaccgaaccagaTAGAGAGGTtagtagggctctcgatcgacAAAGGAGTAGGTCGATCGAGATGaacacggtactcgatcgagacagGTAAGACTCGATCGAGGCTTTTAACGGAGCAGAAATTCGATCGAGCAAGTAGgatctcgatcgagagctttgaaggtgaaagatcactcgatcgagcaggaaggctactcgatcgagggccgtTGCATCAGTAAGCAACAAGACGGTACACTGTCTTTGTACCAAAACGCAAGAATACTTATTAAAATTGTTCAAACGCACGCCAAAAAAATAAAGAAAGTTAAAAGttcgaaaaaccaaaaacaacaaTTTACaatcgggttgcctcccgatAAGCGCAGGTTTataaggtcccgcacgacctataAGCGTCAAACATCACTCTCTGTCATCGCGTCGAAAAAGAGAACTTCGACGCGTCCAATCACAGCATCAGCCCCATAATAATGCTTCACAAGATGACCATTAACTTTGAAACGAATCCCCTCGGAGTCCTCTAACTCAACTGATCCAAATTTGGTGACGCCGGGTCACCGTGTacgaccactccacctggacttcactTACCAGAAATAGTCTCAACCAGGCATTAAACAGtaacaccttttgcccaacatggaacTCACGAGGTACAATCCTCTTATCGTGCCAATGCTTAGTCTTCTCCTTATAGATTCGGGAGCTATCATAAGCGTTCACCGAAACTCCTCCAAATAAGCATCTAGCCGCAATAAACGcttctcaccacacaagtcaagatCATAATTAAGCTGGCGGATAGCCCACCAAGCTTTATGTTCTAGCTCAACAGGAAGATGACAAGACTTTCCATACACTAAACGATACGGTGAAGCACCGATTGGTGTCTTGAAAGCCATCCTATAAGCCCACAACGTGTCCTCTAGTTTAGCACTCCAGTCCTTCCATGATTTAGACACTACTTTACTCAATATctcttttagttccctattagagactTCGACCTGTCCGCTAGTCTGAGGGTGATACCCCAAACCCCTACGGTGTTTGACACCATATTTAGACAAAGAAGCAAACGATCAACTGTTGTTCTCTAAAATGCATACCCCTAtcgctaatgacgaccctagggacaccaaaacggggaaaAATAATCTTACGAAACAGCTTAATCACGGTCCGGGCATCACAAttgggagtggcaattgcctccacccacttggacacatagtctacagctaccagaatatacctgttaccttggCTAGACGGAAATGgcccttgataatcaatgccccatacatcgaaaatcttaacctctaggatgccgttctgaggcatctcatgtctcttggaaatgttTCCCGTTCTCTGACAAGCATCACAACTAGCAACAAAAGTTTTAGTGTCAGCGAAAAGAGTTGGCCAATAAAAACCTGACTGCAATACCTTAGCCATGGTACGTGATGGACCGTGGTGTCCTCCACAAGGAGCCGAATGGCAGCCTTCTAGGAtagctttggtctcccactgcggaatacaccgtctgtagagtccgtctgcacactccttaaataaataagggtcatcccagaaatATTGTCGTGCATCGTGTAAGAACCTCTTGCGCTGCTGATGAGATAAATCTGGTGGCAGTGCCTGACTGACAGCAAAATTAGCATAGTCTGCAAACCAAGGTTCAGCACCATCCTTAGAATTCACAGAGGTCACAGAAAAAACATCAACAGAAAATAAAGAGTCGTCAGcgaaagaatcattaataggaagGGAATCCTCCCCATTCTGTTGTGTCAGACGCGACAGATGGTCGGCTGCGACGTTTTCTACTCCCTTCTCATCCTTAATCTCCAAGTCAAACTCCTGtaaaaggagtatccatctcagcaaTCTGGGCTTAGCTTCCTTCTTGTTCAGAAGGTGTTCCAGCGCTGCATGATCTGTAAAAATAATAACTTTAGAACCCAACAAATACGATCTAAACTTATCTAACGCATAAACAACAGCTAAAAGCTCCTTCTCTGTGGTAGCAtatttcacttgagcctcatccagagttcggctcgcataataaaTCGCACTCAGcgctttgtctttccgttggcctagcagcgctcctagtgcataatcactggcatcacacataatctcgaaaggcaGCTTCCAATCCGGAGGCTGGATAATGGGTGCAGAGACCAAAGCCTGCTTCAaagtgttaaaagcagaaagacattcatcattaaaatcaaaaGGAGCATCCTTTAGAAGCAATTGTGTAAGCGGTCGagcaatctttgagaagtccttgataaaccgacgATAAAAGctagcgtgaccaaggaaacttctcacccccTTGACATTAACTGGAGGGGGTAATTGCTCGATTACTTGCACCTTTGCTCTGTCTACCTCAATACCCCTGTTGGAGACTAAGTGCCCAAGGACAACGCCTTCAtttaccataaaatggcacttctcccagtttaacactagattaacctcaatacatcgCTGCAAGACTtcatcaaggttagctaaacaattaTCGAGTTCATTCCCATAGACACTGAagtcgtccataaagacttccatgataaACTCGATATACTCAGAAaagatccccatcatacacctccgaaaggtggcaggggcattacacaaaccaaaaggcattctgcgataagcAAAGACACCCTtcggacaagtaaaagtagtcttttcctgatcatctggatgaatagggatctgaaagaaccctgagtacccatccAGATAACAGAAAAACTCATGGGAGGCCAATCTCTCTatcatctgatcaatgaaagaaagggggaaatgatctttcttggtggcggcatttaattgccgataatctatacacatccgccacccGGTCACTAGTCTAGTAGGCATTAGCTCATTATTTTCATTTCGGACAACTGTAGTACcacctttcttaggtaccacctgAACGGGACTTACCCATTTAGAATTCCCAACTGAATAAACAATACCTGCGTCGAGTAGTTTCATAACCTCAGCCGTCACAACCTCCTCCATCTTTGGATTCAGCTTTCGCTGACCCtacctgcaaggtttgtgatcatcCTCTAGCTCAATCCTATGCATGCAgacatcagggctgatgcccttaaggtCATCCAACGAATATCCCATCGCCTTCCTATTTCTCTTAAGAATAGTCAATAAAGCAGTTAATTGTCCGTCGTTGAGCTTAGCACTCACAATCACTGGAAACTGCTCAGTATCATCAAGAAAGGCATACTTAAGGTGAGAGGGAAGAGCTTTACGCTCGGGGACCTTTACCTCGACTGAGCACAAAGTGTGTGCCAAGTTCTCTACCTGTTCCAGCTGAACGTCAGACAGCTCTATCTCATCTGTAGTAATCCTAAGCAACTGCTCGACATCGTCCTCGTCATCTGAAAAATCTGCACACTCATATAGAAACATCAAAGACTCCTGCGGATCCTTAACTAAGGAATCCGACCAAAATTCGTAAGCAGACTCATCAATAATGTCAACAGagtaacaagtatcctctatcatcggTCTAGACAAGGTCTCGGCCAGACTAAACTTAATCacatcatcccctacctctaggGTCAACCGCCcgagtttgacatcaataatagctCCAGCTGTACACAAAAacggtctacccaaaataatctGGGTACGGGTATCCTCAGCAatatctaaaacaataaagtccactgggataaagaatttgcctaccttgacaggcacatcctctaagataccTAAGGGCCGTCTAACAGATCTGTCGGCCATCTGTAGGGTGATATTGGTCATTTTTAGGTGACCCAATTTAAGCTTAGCAAAGatagaatagggcatgacactgacactggctccaaGGTCACACAACGCCCTATTTATCACCACATATCCTATAACACAagaaatagagaaactacccgggtccttcagTTTAGGGGGAGACTTTCCCGAAATTAgactactagactcttccatgaagGCGACAGTAGCTGTTTCACCAAATTCCCTCT is a genomic window containing:
- the LOC141628649 gene encoding uncharacterized protein LOC141628649; the protein is MVRNILVTIPFAELITQIPPYAKFMKDIITRKREFGETATVAFMEESSSLISGKSPPKLKDPGSFSISCVIGYVVINRALCDLGASVSVMPYSIFAKLKLGHLKMTNITLQMADRSVRRPLDIAEDTRTQIILGRPFLCTAGAIIDVKLGRLTLEVGDDVIKFSLAETLSRPMIEDTCYSVDIIDESAYEFWSDSLVKDPQESLMFLYECADFSDDEDDVEQLLRITTDEIELSDVQLEQVENLAHTLCSVEVKVPERKALPSHLKYAFLDDTEQFPVIVSAKLNDGQLTALLTILKRNRKAMGYSLDDLKGISPDVCMHRIELEDDHKPCR